The Chloroflexi bacterium ADurb.Bin180 genome segment CTGCCTGGCACTATGGGCAGGAGCTGGTTTTTTGCAGCACAACGATGCCATGCGTGTTGCGAATACCCAGATGGTGTGCAAGAGCATGCGCCAGCCATTCCAAGTGCAGCTTGCCAAAACCACGGATCCCGCCAGACAGCTCTCGCTCCGCAACAAGCCGGTAATACTGCAACTCCTCAATCAGCACCCGACGGACCCACTTGTTAGAATAGGGGCGCACGTGGTCCGGCTTGTCCCAAAAGCTCTGTACATTCTTGGTAGTAGTGATCACCAACAGGCCTTTGGCTGCCAGCACTCGTGTCACCGCCTCAAGAATCACAAAAGCCTGTTCCAGGTAGAAATGCTCCAGAACATCCTTCATCAGAATCCCATCGAACGAGCCGGCAGCGAATGGCAGCGCTTCGCCAGTGCCAAGAATCAAGTTGCCCACGCCACGGTTATGGGCTGCCAACAGGCGCGCAGATTCGACATCCAGTCCCACAAAGCGCTGCGGATAGTGCTCCTCGAAGAACGCGTCCCCGCATCCCAGGTCAAGGATGCGCTTGCACAGCGCCGTATCAAAGGCCCGCAGTGCATACCTGGCAGCGTATAAGGATGGTGTAACTTCCGCTTTGGGCAATGCCCGCACGTAGGCTTCTTGGGGCATAGTCTTTCACGCCTCCACGCTATGTCGAGCCAACCTCACCTACCTGGAGACCATGGCAACGAATGTCTGTACGACCCTGTCCTGCGCATAGTATTGTACATTGGCATGACCCTCGCGGACCAGGCTCTCGTGCAGGATGTGATCAGTCAACAACCGAATTACAGACACAGCCATTCGCTGAACGTCTCCCACTGGCACGATGAATTGCGCCTGCTCAGGCGTCAGAATGTCTCGCACTCCGCCAACATCTGTGGTAACAAAGGGGCAGCCGGCAGCCATGGCTTCCAGTAACGTTCTGGGAAAACCTTCCTCGGTCGAAGGAACCATATAGACGTCCGCTGCCGCAAAGTAACGAATCGCGTCGCGATTGGGGATTCCACCCACCTGGCGCACTACATCCCCCAGGCCGGCTGCTCGAATCTCTGCCAACAATCTTGCCTCGTATGGCCCGCTACCCGCCGCCACCACCAGAGGCGAGGGCTGCCCGACGGATCGCGCCAAGATCTCCCGAGCAATGGGAACGATGTAGTGAGCCCCCTTGCGCTCCACAACTCGGTGCAAGAAGAGGATAATCTGCTGATGCGTAGGCCAACCGAGTTCGGCGCGCAGAGCGGCCTTTTCGGGAAGGTTTTCGAACCGCTTCAGATCCACCCAGTTTGGCATCACTCGTACCGAGGACAGGTTCAGATTATACCCGTTGCTGTAGTAGCGGGCCATGGTCGGCGTACCTGTTACCAGGTGATGCACCAGATGCAGAGCCAGCCCAAGGAGATACTGATTGCGCAGCTTGAGCTTCCAGTCGGACCAAGTTTTCGGCCGCGCCGGCACAAAGTCAAGGGTATGCACGCAATTCCAGTAGAAGGATTCTCCTCCCAGCAGGCGCGTGACGAGCGCCGACAGAATGGCTCCGGAGACAGAGTAGTGACTGTAGAAGACCCGGTAGCCATGTAACCTGGCCAACAACATCACCACCCCAACTTCGATGGCTCGGAGGACAGGTATCTGCAGTCGACGACGGTGTACCCTGATGCCAGGAAAAGACGGGGTCCCTTTGGCCCGTTCGATGATCAACCACACCTCTGCCTGCCTGGCCACTGCCTGCAAAAAGCCATAGATGTGGTACAGGTGCTCCTGCGAGTTCGCATCGTAGGTTGGCAGCACATAGACCAGCCTGGTCTTGCTCATTGGCAAAGCCCCTGACCCTGGGCCTTCTTGCCACAGGCAGCCGTTGTCTCCCACAACTCGCTGAAACCAGCGAGGAGCCTGTCGGGGGAGTACAGGTCCAGAATGTGCGCCCGCGCCTTCTCGCCCATACTCATGGCCCTGGCCCGGTCGCCCAGCAAACCTCTCAGGCGCCCCGCCATCGCCGCCGAGTCGCCGATGGGCACGATGTAACCGGTCTTGCCATCGACAATTGTATCCACAGCACCACTTACGGCTGTGCTCACTACCGGTCTGGCAGAGGCTGCTGCTTCAGCCAGCACCCGTGCGTTTCCTTCGTACAGCGAAGACAGGACCAGGACATCGCAGGCCGCGTAGTAGGCCGGCAATTGATCATAGGCCACTGCTCCGGCAAAGATCACCCGGCTGGCCAGTCCCAGAGCCGCGGCTCGCTCTTTCAGCTCCTGCTCTAACGGGCCACTGCCAACAATGAGCAGTGTGGCAGACGAGTATTCCTCGCCCAGTCCGGCAAAGGCCCGCAGCAGCATGGGGACGTCCTTCTGTGGCACCAGACGAGCCACCAGAAGAACCAGCCTCTTCCCCGTGTGCTTTCCAGCAGCGAGTGATCCCTCTTCCCGCAAGTACTTGTTCCGGACAGCCTGGCCATTCCCCTGCAAGAAGCGTCCAAAATCGGAGAGCGACGGCAGATTCCAGATGCATTGCTCAGAAACCCCCAGGCGCACCAGCTTCTGCTTCTCCGCAGCGCTCACAACGCGAAACGTCGCCGCCCGTCGGATGAGCCAGTGGGCCAGCAGATTCAGAGCACGATAGTAAGGCTTTTCAGCCAGCCACAGAGGATTGTCCACCGCATCGGCAACGAATTGCAGGCTCAGTGGCAACCCGTAGCGCTGCGCAATCAGATAGCCAGCCAGGCCGGTGATGAAAGGATCCTGGGTCGAGACAGCCTGAATGTTCTCTTCACGTACGATCCGCCATCCGGTGCGAACGGCTTCGACCAGGTAGCCGGCCATGCCCCTGCTCCGGCAGGGCGACACCCAGAAGTTGTGCGCTAGCTGAAGCCGCGCCGGCACCGACCCTGAAGGGGGAGCCCGCGTAATCAGGTGATAGTGCTCCAGAATCGATGCATACCTGAGCTGACGTTGGTGAGTATCACCCTGAACCTCTCTTGCGGGCAGGGCAATGGTCGGGTCGTTGCCCACAGCAAGCAGGCGGATCATAGCTTTGCCCCGCCCGCGGTCTGGATGAGCACTGCTTCAGTTGCCTCCACCATATTGTGCAACGAAAAGCGCTCCGGTATCGAGGCCGGCGAAACCGGAAGCCGCGCTATCCAGGTGTGAATCGCCTCGACCAACAGTGCCGGCTTGCCGACCGGGATGAGCTGTGCGTTGGCCAGGTCCCGTACGACTTCACTGGTGCCTCCCGCATCGGTGGCAATCACCGGCAGTCCGGCGGAAGCTGCCTCTAGAACCACGTGGGGCAGACCCTCATAGGTCGAGTTCAGAATGAACAGGTCGCAGGCCCGCAGCAAAGAGGCCACCCGCTCTCGAGGCACTGTTCCGAGGAATCGGACGCGGTCCGATACTCCCAGTTGTGCCGCCAGTGCAGTCAATTCGCCATAGAGCGGGCCATCTCCGACAATTACCAGACCAACATCGGAGCCCAACTCGGGAAGGGCGCAGATCAAGCCATCTACCCCCTTCCAGCCAGTGAGGCGACACACGGTGATCAGCAAGTACCTGGCAGCCAGGCCGATCTCAGCTCTGACCTCCCTATCCTGACTATTGTATCCCTCGGCCGCCGCGATTCTTTCAAACGAGTTGTAGATGACCTGCACTCGCTTCTCTGGCAGTCCCCAGTGCTCGGTCAGCATTCGCTTGAGGTATTCACTGGGCACGATGATCGAGTCCATGCGCTGGTAGCTCCAGTTTCGCCTCCAACGCATCAATTCTACTTTCCAAGGGTAACGCCCGGTCTGGAACGAGTCTATATCATCGCTGATCCAGCCCTTGTCCCGGCAGCGCTCCCACGCCAGGTCGCCGACGACCTTGGCCACTACCGGACGGCGCAGAATCGTATTGACCAGGGCTGTCTCGGTCACCAGTCCATTGGCATAGATCACGTCAGCCTCTCTGGCGCATTTCCAAACGGTCTGGAGCGTGCGCGGGAAGCGACGCCACTGCGGAGGCGCAGCCGACACACGGACAACACGGAATGGGTATTGATCTCGGTCATCGGACTGGAGGGCCACCGTGTAGGTGACCACCGTAACCTGATGCCCCAACTTGACCAGCTCACTGGCGATGCGCGGCACATAGGTAGCTGGCCCGCCGACATCTGGCGGAAAGATGTCCGAGGTGATCAGGATGCGCATATGGTTCCGCTCAGCTCAGAGAACAGGGTCTGGTACCGGGCAGCGATGCGCTCCAAACGGTAGACCTCGGCGCGGGGAGGACCATTGGACGACAGAGTCGCGCGCAACCGGGGTTCCTGCAGGACCCGCAGGATCCCCTGGGCCAGCGCTGCCTCGTCTTCGGGAGGCACGAGGATGCCTGTCTGGTCTGCCTCGAGGATCTCCTCTGGCCCCACCGGGCATCGCGTCGAGACCACCGGGGTGCCAAGGGCCAGCGCTTCTACCAGCACATTGCCAAAACCTTCGTAGCGGGAGGAGAGCACAAACGTCGTCGCGTGGGCCATGTAGCTGTAGGGATTCTCCTGAAACCCGACCAGTTGCGCATCTTCACCCAGACCCTCCCTGGCGATGAGCTGTTCGAGCTCCTGGTGGAGAGACCCCTCCCCCAGAATGAGTAGCTTGCACGGAACGCTCCGTCGCACCCGGGCAAAAGCGTGGATAAGAACGTCAAAGCCTTTCTGGCGATGAAGCCTGCCGACGGCCACCACCACCGGTTGCTGCAATTGAAACCAGGGATGGTCTGGAGCAACCTGCCCCAGGGATCTGACCCGCTCCAGGTCAACCGGATTCGGCAGAACCTGTATCAGCTTTTCCGAGAGGCCACAGTTCTCCACCAGCTCACGCGCGATCCCTTGAGCAATACAGGTCACTCGAGCCGCGCTGGGATACAACCAGCGCAGGGCCGACGCCTTGACGGCACCACCACCAAACAAAACAAACTCGGCGCTGGGCAGGTTTTGTTCATTCACTACCACTCGAGCAGGGCTGCCGGACAAACGGCAGGCCAGCAGGGTGATCAGGTTGGCGTAACGCAGGACGCTGAACACGACCTGAGGCTGCCGCTCGCGGATCAGTCGCGCCAGTCGCCAGATCAGTCGAACGTCATAGCTCTGGCGGCCCTGGAGGTCGACCACTGGTATGTCGGAGGGGATTTGCGGCAGGAAACGTCCTTCCTTCGTGAACAGCGCCAGAATGATATGAAACTGGTTCCGGTCGAGCGAGCGCAGCAGGTCCAGCGCGGCACGTTCTGCGCCTCCTCCGCCCACCGACGGCAGCACAACCAGCAGCTCACAGGGTGCAGTCATTTCTAGCGCCCGGGCATGATGAGACATAGCAGCACGGGAACGATGCCCATGATCGACAGGATGGCGATCCTCTGTCCCCGCCAGCCCCGCAATGCATGGAGGAACCAGACCTCGGCGAAAAAGATCCAGGCCGCCAGGCCAAGGGTCTCGGTCCGCGCCCATTCCCAGCATGCGCCACGGGTGTACAGCCTAGAGACACTGTTAAGCAGCAGTACTATTGTTAGGAGTGCTATTCCGAGGAACAGTACCCGGCTTTCCTCCCAGGGTCTGCCTGTTGCCCTCCCCCTTATGGCTCTGGTCCAGCTCATCACCCCTTCGACGAAAGCCGCTGCCAGGGCCGCACAGGCAAGCACATCAACCCAGTACAGGGCTTGCCACCAGAGAAGTGGCAGAGAAGCCGGGTTGGAACCCAACTGGGCAACAGCCCAGTTTCTAGTAACAGCCCAGAACAGAATGCCAAGCGCCAGGATCAAGGTCAGCTCCGCTACTGCCTTCCGCGCGTTGCGCTGCCTTCTGGCAGCCTGCCATGCATAGAGACAGAGACCTGCCACAACAAGCACCCCGCCAAGCAGGGAGAAGAGCGGCGAGTAATCCCGGCCAAACTGAATGAGCGCATGGCGCTGTGGCTCAAGAGTGTACCGGTCGCCGTCGATTTCGATCACCTCGGTGCTGGTTATCACCACCTGCTGAAAGGCGGCGGTTTCGGCCCCACGGAAGGCTTCGACCTGGAACAGCGGCTCTACTCCTCCCTGCGGAGGCAAGGCAAAACTAACGCGCAGCGAGAGGTCCCGCTCTGGCACCAGCACATAGCCCTGGTTCCCCTTCTGCTGAAACTGAAGGGCTGCTGTCTGGCCAGGCACTCCCAGCACCACGATGTAGCGGGAGGCTTCTTCATCGCGGAAGCGCAGCGTCACTTCACCCAGTTCGGAAGCTCCGGTTTCGGGAGTCTGCAGAGCCAGGCGGTGACCAGCAGCGTCCGCAGCCCGAATGAGCAAAACCGGCTCGGTAGAGACCTGATGGAACATCAAACCGCTGAAGAAGGAGGGGGTTTGGTCAAACAGAACTTCTCTACCTGCAACCCCGTCCGCGTTCAGAAAAGTCAACTCGGTCTGCCCGCCATGCACCAACCCCGTACTTGGATCATAGTGCGACTTGATGCTGTCGGCGCGGAAAGCCAGGCCGCTCCCATGACCAACCGGCTTGACCTGCCCCGGGCGAAGGGAGACATTGCCCTCCCTCCAGGCCAATCGTTCCTGAAAAGCCCCGCCGGCCAGTATCAGCACCAGGCCGCAAACCACAAGCAGTGACGCCCACAAGCCAACGCGACCGGCGGACTGGTTCTGGTCGCTTTCGCGCGTGCGCAGCCGCTGCCATAGATCCGCTGCAACCAAGATCAGGTTAAAGCCAAGCAGCCCGAGCAGTACTCGCAGCCACGCCGAATGGATCAGGTTGATCAGACTGAGGCGCACCATCCACTCAGCCAGGAGACCATACTGGGCACGGAAGGAGGCGAGCCATACGCTTGCCGCCACGGGATCTAGCGCAGCCTCAGAAGGGAGCTGGGGAAGCAGGACTGTGGCGCAGATCAGAAGGCCAAGCGCAAGAAGCAAAACAATCGTGGTCCAGGGGGAGGCAAACAGGCGCCAGAGGCTGCTCAGAACATCCCTGGAATCCCACTGTTCAGCAAGCCGACGTCGGATGGTCATAGCCTCGCTGGCGCTCCCCCGCTGGCCAAATCGCCCCGCCACGACGGGGCCCTTCTCTTAGCCCACTCTTGCTGCCACGGCAGGACTGGGACGGTAACCAATGATACGCTGAAGGCTACCGTCCGTCAATCACTGCAGCGTCAGACTGCCGAGCGTCGTCGGGGAGCCCAGCTGCTGTCCGGTGGCCAGAGTGCGTACTTCCAGGGTGATGCGATACGTGCCCACCGAAAGGTCATCGGGCAACACAACGTTATGTTGATCTCTGACCAACTGCTCTGGCAGCCACTGCGTCGTTGGGTACATACCCTCAGTGGGCGGTGCTGTTCTCTCGAGACGCGCCTTCCCACTGCTATCAAGGAAACGCAGCGTCACCACGACATCTTCGGTCACTTGCCTGGTTGCTTCCCAGAACAGAGTCAGGTGGACGATATCTCCCGGATGCAGGGGTGCTGTGGGGTCGTGTTCAGCGCCAAGTCTGGCCAGACTGTATCCTCGCAGCCAGAGCGATTGAAAGTGAGCGTCGGTCTCTCCGGTGAATCCCAGGATAGACAAAGGGGGAGAGGCCACAGCCGGCAATACCTGAATCGCCTGCAATACGACACTATTGCCGGCTTCCTGCTTGTTGCTCACCACGAATAAACGCAGCCCGCTGTCAGCTTCATAGAGGCCGATCTCAAGCAGGTACTCCCCGGGTGGCGCGCCGGGCAGGATCAGCAGACCATAGTTGTCCGTCACCTGCTCGCCCTCCTTCCAGAGGGTGGTCATCTTGACCCCTCCGCCCGGCTCGGCATCGCGCTGGCCGACCATGTGTCCATAGGGATCGAGCACGTGGGTAAATACCTTGTAACGCTGCGTCATCGGGGTGAGCGCCTGCCAGAAAAGGGAGAGTTGGAGAATGTCGCCAGGAGTGACCGTCTCAGCAGGCAGATTGTAGCCAAGCAACCTGATCTGATGGCCGAACTCGACATCCAGGGGATGTTCTATGCGGCCCTCGATGGCGCCGGAAGGCACAGCATAGACCACCAATCGTACGTTGCCATACCAGGAATCCATGGCCTTGTAGGTGTTGTTGTCCAGCCAGCCCTCGATGAAGCGCTCCGGGTCGCTCTCATCGGTCGCCCAGAAAACGGCAAAGACCCTCCTGCGGTCCTTCACCAGGTTCTGCAGGTCGGCAAGGGTAATGTCCTTGTTCAGAGGGCGCTGCAGAGGAAGCGGAATCACTGGCAGGCTGCCATGGTAGTAGTAGGAGAAGGTTTCGATCTGTCCCGGAGCGTTGATCAGCACCGCATCGCCCGGTACACCCATGGCCTGAACGTACTGAGCGATGCCACGGTAGTTGTCTCTGGCAAAGGCCTGGTTCCAGTAGTAGCCCTTGAGGCTGACCAAGGATGCAACCGCAACCCAGCCAGCACCCGCTGCCACAAGCAAGCTTCCTACCCTGGCCCGCCTGTCTGACGCGCTCAAAGAGAACAACGTGTCTGTTCCGCGGGCCAGAAGCAGCGCAAACGGCACGGCGCAGATCAGCAGGAACTTGGGATTGTACATCGGGCGACGCAGAGACAGCAGGTACAGAAGAAAGATCGGCACAGACAGGTAGAGCAGGAGCATCATATGAGGCACGGTTGAGGCCAAGCTCGTCTGCCTATTACGCCAGCCCTGCCACAGTGGCGCGACTGCACCCAACAAGAGCAGGACGGCGAAGCCAAACAGCAGGAGAGCTGGTCTGGCTGGTGCGGAGAGACCCAGGCTGAACACCCTCAGCAGGTCCACCATCAGCGCAGTCAGCTTGACGGGCTCGCTAACCGCGGGCCAGGCTTGCAGTTGACCACGCGCGGCAATCAACCAGGGAGCAAAAGCCGCCAGGACCAGTCCCTGTAGAGCTGCCCAGATGAGAACCCGCCGCAGCAACCCTGCTGAATTCCCGGGACGGTCTATCACCAGCCAGTAGAGAAAGGCGAGGTTCTGTGCCAGGACCACTGCAACGGCAAAGTAGTGCGTGTAGAGGAGCGGGATGGTCAGAATCACATAGCAGGCCGCCCAACCTTGAGCTCCCCTCCACAGCGGGCGATGGCGACCGGAGTCTTTCTCAGCGCGTGACCAGCGCGGCAGCAGTTGCAGCAGTGCCCAGGTAGAGGCCGCTCCCAGACAGGCGCAGAGGGTGTACATCCGCGTTTCCTGGGCATAGTACACCAGGAAGGGTGACAAGGCGGCAAAAAGACCGGCCAGGAGGCCAATGCGCTCGGCCTGGGCACAGCCAGTGTGTGCCGCCTCACCCCCTTCTGCAGCCATAGAGGGGAGCATCAGCTTGCCCAGTTGGATGGTGAACAGCACGAGGACGGTGCCCAGCAGAGCCGAAAGCGACCGCACCGCCAGCTCGCTCTGGCCCCACAGCGCAATCCAGCCATGCAGCAGGTAGTAATACAACGGGGGATGGATGTCGTGCGCGGCGCTCCGGGCGATGGTCAAGAGATCGCGCTGAGCAAGCGCGACGCTGGTTCCTTCATCGTTCCACAGGCTCTGGGCATCAATGCGATAGAACCGCAAGCCCAGGGCCAGCAGTAGCACCAGCACCAGCAAGATGTCGGCCCTGCGCCGCCTCCTCCTGTCCAACTGCCAGGGCCTACTTTCCCTTGAAGCTCGGCTGGCGCTTTTCGAGGAATGCCGCTGTGCCTTCCAAACGATCTTCGGTTGCGCAGGCCAGACCAAACTGGCTGGCCTCGTAAGCACAGGCAGTGGCCAGGTCCGTCTCGCTGCCGGCATTGATGACGCTCTTGGCCAGGGCAACGGCGATTGGCGGCTTGGCGGCTATGCGACGCGCCAGGTCCAGAGCAACCGCCATCAACTCACCGGCCGGCACTACCCTGTCCACCAGGCCAATGCGCAGTGCCTCCTGGGCCGAGATGGTCTCCCCGCTCAGCACCAACCACTTGGCTTGACCCTTGCCCACCAGCCTGACCAGCCTCTGAGTGCCGCCATAGCCAGGAATGATGCCCAAGTTGATCTCCGGCTGGCCCAGCTTGGCCGTATCGGCGGCGATACGGATGTCACAGGCCATGGCTAGTTCACAGCCGCCTCCCAGGGCGTAGCCGTTGATCGCCGCGATGACTGGTTTGGTCAGGTTCTCAATCCGGAAGAGAATCTCCTGACCCCGTGTGGCAAACTCGGCGCCAGATGGCCCATCAGCGATTGCCCGGAGCTCCTTAATATCCGCGCCGGCAACGAAGGATTTCTCGCCAGCACCGGTGAGAATGACACAGCGTACGCTGGCATCCTGTTCCGCCTCAGCAATAGCGGCTGACAACTCGGCCATAGTTGCCGCGTTCAGCGCATTCAGAACCTGGGGCCGGTTGAAGGTGATGGTAAGGACGCCTCCCTCAAGCTGGATCAGCAGATTGTGGTACTCCATCCTCAGCGCCTCCTACTTGTAGTCGTAAAAGCCCTTGCCGGTCTTGCGGCCCAGATGCCCGGCCAGAACCATACGCTTGAGCAGCGGCGGCGCCGCATACTGAGGCTCTTTGAATTCGTCGTACATCACGTTGGCGATGTAGTAGGCGGTGTCCACACCGATAAAGTCCAGCAAGGTGAGAGGCCCCATGGGATGGTTCAGGCCCAGCTTCATAGCGGTATCAATGTCCTCTCGCGAGGCCAGGTTGTTTTCCAGCGCCCGTACGGCGCCCAGCAGATAGGGCACCAGGAGCAGGTTGACGATGAACCCTGGCGTGTCCTTGGCCACGACGATTGTCTTGTGCAGAGAGGCACCCACATCCCTGGCCACCTGCAGCGTGTCATCACTGGTCTGAATAGTCCTGACCAGCTCCAGCAGTGGCATAATGGGCACCGGGTTGAAGAAGTGCATTCCCAGAACCTTGTCAGGGCGTTTGGTAGCGGCAGCCATCTCGGTGATGCACATGGAGGAGGTGTTGCTGGCGATAACGGTATGCGCTGGACACAGACGATCTAGCGTGGAGAAGATGGCCTTCTTCTCCGCCATGTTCTCCGTGACCGCCTCAATCACGAGATCACTGGCCTGAAGCTCCTCGAGGGCGCAGGTCCCGCGGATCCTGGCCCAGGCTGCGTCCATCTCCCCGGCCGTCAGCTTGCCCTTCTCGACACCCTTGGCCATCGATCCCTTGATGCGCGCCAGGCCCCGGTCAAGAAGCTCCTGATTGACTTCTCGTACGATCACGTCGTAGCCACATCGAGCGCAAGTCTCGACGATCCCCGAACCCATCAGACCACAACCAACCACTCCGATTCTAGAGATAGCCATGGTTTCTCCTTTCTCAGAGAATTGCCGCGCCGCGCGGCGGCCGACGTCTGACGAACGCAGAAGAACTATGATGCAGCTACGCCTCAGTCCACCGCACTTGAATTGCCTCAGGTCCCAGCATGGAACGCAGCTTTTCTTCAAGGGCGCGGTCAAAGCGAGTCGTTGCGTTGGGAAAGTCCAACTGGACTCGCCCTCCCTCAGTAATGACAGTAATCAGGAAGCGGTCCGGCCCCGGATGGCTCGCCAGCATTTGATAAACGTGGCGCACAAGCTGGCGGTCATGCCCCTCGCCGACGCTGAGATCAACGGTTATTTCTACCAGGTGTACTTTTGGCACGTCGGTGCTGTTCCCGGGAACTGCCACGCGCAGATCCGCAACCGAGTCGGCCAGAACTTGAACCTTGCTTCCTCGTACATCCACTTTGCCTTCGACGACCAGCAATTGCTCTTCGACCAGCAGATTCTTGCATTTCTCATAGACCTTGGGAAAGACAACAATCTCGAGGCTGGCATTCGCGTCCTCGATGCCCACGAAGGCCATTTCGTGACCCGTCTTTTTGGCGACTACCAGCCGGCTACGCTGGACTTGACCCGCTACGGTGACCTTTTGACCCTGAAGAGATGGGTCGATCTGATCCAGTGGCGTATAGTTGCTCCTGGCTGCGCTATTCACCGCATCC includes the following:
- the tuaC_1 gene encoding putative teichuronic acid biosynthesis glycosyltransferase TuaC, whose protein sequence is MSKTRLVYVLPTYDANSQEHLYHIYGFLQAVARQAEVWLIIERAKGTPSFPGIRVHRRRLQIPVLRAIEVGVVMLLARLHGYRVFYSHYSVSGAILSALVTRLLGGESFYWNCVHTLDFVPARPKTWSDWKLKLRNQYLLGLALHLVHHLVTGTPTMARYYSNGYNLNLSSVRVMPNWVDLKRFENLPEKAALRAELGWPTHQQIILFLHRVVERKGAHYIVPIAREILARSVGQPSPLVVAAGSGPYEARLLAEIRAAGLGDVVRQVGGIPNRDAIRYFAAADVYMVPSTEEGFPRTLLEAMAAGCPFVTTDVGGVRDILTPEQAQFIVPVGDVQRMAVSVIRLLTDHILHESLVREGHANVQYYAQDRVVQTFVAMVSR
- the pimB_1 gene encoding GDP-mannose-dependent alpha-(1-6)-phosphatidylinositol monomannoside mannosyltransferase, giving the protein MIRLLAVGNDPTIALPAREVQGDTHQRQLRYASILEHYHLITRAPPSGSVPARLQLAHNFWVSPCRSRGMAGYLVEAVRTGWRIVREENIQAVSTQDPFITGLAGYLIAQRYGLPLSLQFVADAVDNPLWLAEKPYYRALNLLAHWLIRRAATFRVVSAAEKQKLVRLGVSEQCIWNLPSLSDFGRFLQGNGQAVRNKYLREEGSLAAGKHTGKRLVLLVARLVPQKDVPMLLRAFAGLGEEYSSATLLIVGSGPLEQELKERAAALGLASRVIFAGAVAYDQLPAYYAACDVLVLSSLYEGNARVLAEAAASARPVVSTAVSGAVDTIVDGKTGYIVPIGDSAAMAGRLRGLLGDRARAMSMGEKARAHILDLYSPDRLLAGFSELWETTAACGKKAQGQGLCQ
- the epsF gene encoding putative glycosyltransferase EpsF → MRILITSDIFPPDVGGPATYVPRIASELVKLGHQVTVVTYTVALQSDDRDQYPFRVVRVSAAPPQWRRFPRTLQTVWKCAREADVIYANGLVTETALVNTILRRPVVAKVVGDLAWERCRDKGWISDDIDSFQTGRYPWKVELMRWRRNWSYQRMDSIIVPSEYLKRMLTEHWGLPEKRVQVIYNSFERIAAAEGYNSQDREVRAEIGLAARYLLITVCRLTGWKGVDGLICALPELGSDVGLVIVGDGPLYGELTALAAQLGVSDRVRFLGTVPRERVASLLRACDLFILNSTYEGLPHVVLEAASAGLPVIATDAGGTSEVVRDLANAQLIPVGKPALLVEAIHTWIARLPVSPASIPERFSLHNMVEATEAVLIQTAGGAKL
- the pglJ_1 gene encoding N-acetylgalactosamine-N,N'-diacetylbacillosaminyl-diphospho-undecaprenol 4-alpha-N-acetylgalactosaminyltransferase yields the protein MTAPCELLVVLPSVGGGGAERAALDLLRSLDRNQFHIILALFTKEGRFLPQIPSDIPVVDLQGRQSYDVRLIWRLARLIRERQPQVVFSVLRYANLITLLACRLSGSPARVVVNEQNLPSAEFVLFGGGAVKASALRWLYPSAARVTCIAQGIARELVENCGLSEKLIQVLPNPVDLERVRSLGQVAPDHPWFQLQQPVVVAVGRLHRQKGFDVLIHAFARVRRSVPCKLLILGEGSLHQELEQLIAREGLGEDAQLVGFQENPYSYMAHATTFVLSSRYEGFGNVLVEALALGTPVVSTRCPVGPEEILEADQTGILVPPEDEAALAQGILRVLQEPRLRATLSSNGPPRAEVYRLERIAARYQTLFSELSGTICAS
- the ccsA gene encoding Cytochrome c biogenesis protein CcsA; the encoded protein is MAGRFGQRGSASEAMTIRRRLAEQWDSRDVLSSLWRLFASPWTTIVLLLALGLLICATVLLPQLPSEAALDPVAASVWLASFRAQYGLLAEWMVRLSLINLIHSAWLRVLLGLLGFNLILVAADLWQRLRTRESDQNQSAGRVGLWASLLVVCGLVLILAGGAFQERLAWREGNVSLRPGQVKPVGHGSGLAFRADSIKSHYDPSTGLVHGGQTELTFLNADGVAGREVLFDQTPSFFSGLMFHQVSTEPVLLIRAADAAGHRLALQTPETGASELGEVTLRFRDEEASRYIVVLGVPGQTAALQFQQKGNQGYVLVPERDLSLRVSFALPPQGGVEPLFQVEAFRGAETAAFQQVVITSTEVIEIDGDRYTLEPQRHALIQFGRDYSPLFSLLGGVLVVAGLCLYAWQAARRQRNARKAVAELTLILALGILFWAVTRNWAVAQLGSNPASLPLLWWQALYWVDVLACAALAAAFVEGVMSWTRAIRGRATGRPWEESRVLFLGIALLTIVLLLNSVSRLYTRGACWEWARTETLGLAAWIFFAEVWFLHALRGWRGQRIAILSIMGIVPVLLCLIMPGR
- the echA8 gene encoding putative enoyl-CoA hydratase echA8, which translates into the protein MEYHNLLIQLEGGVLTITFNRPQVLNALNAATMAELSAAIAEAEQDASVRCVILTGAGEKSFVAGADIKELRAIADGPSGAEFATRGQEILFRIENLTKPVIAAINGYALGGGCELAMACDIRIAADTAKLGQPEINLGIIPGYGGTQRLVRLVGKGQAKWLVLSGETISAQEALRIGLVDRVVPAGELMAVALDLARRIAAKPPIAVALAKSVINAGSETDLATACAYEASQFGLACATEDRLEGTAAFLEKRQPSFKGK
- the fadB2 gene encoding 3-hydroxybutyryl-CoA dehydrogenase — protein: MAISRIGVVGCGLMGSGIVETCARCGYDVIVREVNQELLDRGLARIKGSMAKGVEKGKLTAGEMDAAWARIRGTCALEELQASDLVIEAVTENMAEKKAIFSTLDRLCPAHTVIASNTSSMCITEMAAATKRPDKVLGMHFFNPVPIMPLLELVRTIQTSDDTLQVARDVGASLHKTIVVAKDTPGFIVNLLLVPYLLGAVRALENNLASREDIDTAMKLGLNHPMGPLTLLDFIGVDTAYYIANVMYDEFKEPQYAAPPLLKRMVLAGHLGRKTGKGFYDYK